The region AAAGGGTGGGAAGTGATACCACGGTGACAAAACCACTTTGACCTGATGGATCGGGGACAGCATGGCGGGAAGGAAGAGGTGACCCTGAGattggcgaggaagagaacTGCCACTCCTCAAGCAAACTGTGACTAGCAGACCTTGACCTTATCTCAGCAGCTAGCGGATTGCGTCTCGGTTCTGGGGGTGATGAAGGCGGATCAGTCATGTCGTGTCCCGGAATCATCAACGGCTGCCCTCGGCGTGGGGTCGGCGTTGACGAGACATACTCATCAAACCGAGCATCTGGCTGAGGGGTGGCCGCTTGGGGTGTTGTGATCTTCTCTGGAGCCCGAGATGTCCCTTCCTCGGTTGTTTTGGCATGTCTCCTTGACCTGCCTGGGCTCGACCTGATCTCAGGGAAAAGAGCAGCGTTCTCTTTCTGTCGTTCGCGCACTTCCTTCTGTCTTTCAGTCAATGCCTGTGACTCGAGTGCATTCATCTCCGTAGCGGCAGGGCCAATGGCTGCAAATTGGATCTGTGAATCATCGTGTCTAAGCTTTGGCGCTGCTTTCCGACGATTGGCAGCAGCCAGCTTTCTGACAGGTGATGTGTCGACACGGCGCTTGGTCGACGGGGTAAGCCGAGTAGACGCTGGTGATCTCGCTGGTGACGAGGTTGCCCGCGGAGTTCCGCGTCGGCTGCTAGATCGAGTGGACATCCTCGGCAGGCTGAAGTCCTCGGACGACTCAGTAAACAGCATTTGCTGCTGGCCTGCAAACTGGGAGCTGACAGTTTCGAGACCTGGCAAAACAATGTCGGTATGAAGTTGCATCTGGATGAGTGATGCTTTGAGGTCCTCTGGATACTCCAGATGCCCAACCTTCTCAAACAGCCTATTCCACAAAGAAACGGCAGAGTTGACAATGGACCGATGACTAGAAGCAAAAGACGCGCAGAAGAACCGCTCAAGAAAGTCGAGTTGCTGAGCTGGCTGCTCGATCTCAGTGATCAACGAGGCTAGTTTATCCCAGAGGGTTTTGGTCTACTTATTGTTAGGAACATAGCAACAAAGTACCGGGGTGTGTGTACTCACTGCAGCAGAGACAGAAGCAGTCTGACTGCTAAGCTGTCGATTGCTGTCCTGAAGCCAGGGGATGATACCATCCTGGAGAGTGGCCAATGTTCTCAGGAACAACTGGCGATTACACCTGTCAAAGAAGCCACCAACTTCCTTGAGAAGATGGATAGTCGGATCGGTATCGGTGGTGTCAAATGTGGTATACCTGTTTACCAAAGCTTCGCTGGCAGCCTTGTAGAGGTTGTCAAACGTGTCAAAAGAGGAAGAACGAGATCCAGCAAGAGCAGTACCCCAAAGACGCCGCCGGGCTGCATCCACAGCTTGCCGGTCCCGTGGCTGTGTTGCAACGGAGATGAGTTCAGCCACGCATCTCATAGTATTCGGGAGCAACGCGCCTCCAGTTCCCCCGAGAGTGATCTGGTCCATCAAAGCCTTGGATAGGGGTTCAATGATAACTATCGCTGCTCCTGCATCTCCAGTCTCTTCTCGTACTCTTTCGAATAGCGCATAGAACAAAGACTCCCAAGGCTTCCAGGGGAGGCTGGGAGTCGACCTGATGCCGCGTTCGAGTACCTTGACAATGTCACGGTATTCATTGCCAACCGGAGTATCAGTCCCAGATCCTGTTGAGTGGTGACTGTGGTGTTGTGGATCGAGCCAAGGAGTGATCTGCTCAGCAACAAGCAGCCACGTTCCCCAAGGGCGAGGTGTCTCTTGGGGAATGGTTGCAAGGAGATCTTGTGCCAGGTCCATCTTTGCCTTGTCGGCCTTTGAGGCGAAGAAAGGGGCAAAAATTTGACCAAGGAAATCCGCATAATCCTGATCGTCCAATACACCAGGTGGGAGTGTTGACAAGTTAGAGAAGAGCGTGTAGAGAGGGGCCTTCAAGGCCCCTTGAGCTTTGCTGGGCTTCTCGGTAAACGGCAATGACCCCAGAGAGTTGAACATAAGCTTCAAGTACGATTGTGCAGCGAGAAGGAACTCTGGTCCCTTCCCCTCAGGAACCCCCTGCTTCCACACGGTTTGCAGAATATTAAAAGATTCTGTAACAAAGCTGGTGGTATCCTTTGATACCTTGATCTCCTTAGCCGCGGCAGAAGCAACAGTAACCACCAAAGTCTCCCAAAGCTTGTATGTCGTGGTGTTCGTTTGGGCGAGAGCAATGAAGTTTCGCTCAAGAATGTTTCCTATCAGAGGAAAGACCCTCCCAACACTGTGTCGGACCCATTTCGAATCAAGAGGCGGAAGTTCGCTCGGCTTCAGATGTGTATTGTCCTGAATGCGGTCTTCCTTCCATCTCCGCGGCGTCGTGCTGTCAAACAGTCCAGCGAGGATGGCAGTGGCTTGCTGAAGGTTGTCGGCGGCAGCTTCGGAGGCCGGGTCGAGAAGCTTCTCAACGATAGGCTTGACACTACAATCCCAGTATCGATCCAGAAGTGTTGTGTTGGTGTTCGGTTTGAACGTGTAGTACAGGAGATTGCAGATGGACCCAAACACTGCCTGCCGCAACTCCTCGGTCATCTTTCCAGGACCCTTTCTCCCCAACTGCCCTGTCAGGGGCGTGACCAGCGTCGAGATGTTCTTGTTAAACGACCGATCGTCGGTTTGTACAAAGTAAACAAGACGGTTCCAGCCACGGTTGGCGGCGATCTTGGTGGCAAAGTCGGTGCTGTTGAAACAGCCCTGAATGAGAAGAAGCCAGGAGCGCGAATGCTCCCACTTTTCTAGAGGAATGCGAAGCAGTAGTAGGACCGCACTCCAGATATCTGGAACCACTACAGAGTCTTGTTTCTCCTTGAACATGGCCTGGAGCCTCTCATAGTAGTACTGGATATACTTTTGGTCCCCAGAACTGGTATTGAAAATCTCAACAACTTTTCTCGATAACGCCTTGTCATGTCCGATAGTAAAGGCCAGTTCGAGACCAAAAGAGATAGCCGATGATCGAATTTCCTTCAGATTACTGAGCATATCGGTAAATAGATCCATCAGCCAGTCTGAATGAACTACCATGTATTGCCTCGATTGCTTGACCAGCTTCCGGTAAATGAAGATGCGGGACAGGACGATGCTCTTGCCTGTAAGATATTCCTCGATCCGGCGCAATGATGCCACTATTCTCCCAACTCTTTCTGCCGTGATGACTTTTGCTGGGAAGTTTTGCACGGACAAAACTTGCATAAGACGGCGGGCGATATCCTTGGGAGTGTCAGGGTCCTCGAAGGACCGAATGCAGTGGTCGACAATGAAAATGCCAAAATCATTGCTTATGGACGAGGCTATCGCGGGAAAGTGAAGAAATGTGATGAGCATATTGAGGGCGTGGTTCACAAGTATCGAGTCCAGAGCAGATTCCGAGGTCCTAGAGACAATATCTCTCTGAATAAACTGCATGAAAAGCCCCATTTTCTCTTGCAACGCCACGCGGTCTGGTAGGTTATTCGATGTCTTGAGGGCCCGGGTCAACATCTCGTATGAATCCACCTTCGACTCGCGGTCGCCTCCGGCCAGTTGCTGGATTGTGGATTCGAGCATGGCGGCAAGGTTGACTTTCGGGTTGGATGGATCGCAGGGATTACTGCTGGATGGGTCGAGAAGGTTTGGGGCGTGGTTTGTGATTTTAAGAATCGATTTGATGGGCTTGGACGCACTTCGAGGGAGGGAAACCGGCGTAGGATGTTGCTTCACtgcacccccttccccgtaGACGGGAGCCTCCTTATATTCGGTTTGGGCGGAGAACCCAACCTTCTTGCGGCGGCGCGAGGTCGAGTTCGTTGTGGTAGAGGAGCTTGGGGACTGATGTCCCGGTGGAGTGTGGACGGACTGGAGGGAGCCAAGAGTATGGTTGAATGGGACGGAAGGCTCATGGTGTGTTTCTCtcgggggagttgggggtcGTGGTGGCAGAATACTGAGGGCGGTAGACAGGATGGCAGGAGATGACATGTTCGGCGGATCGAACTGTCGAGAGAGGCTCTGCGCCGAGAGCGATGGAGAGAAACCCAAAGACCCAGAAACCCAAAGACCTGGCGACCCGTCACCTGAATACCGAAGACTGACAAAATGGCAGACACATTTAGAAAACAGAActggcgatggcggcgatgaAAAGGCGGTCCAGCAACAAAAAGACGGTAAGGAGCGTGATGTCGGCTTTGGTCGTACAGCAAATGTGTCTATGTGGTTGAGCCGCTGGAAGACCTTGGGCAATTAAGACTTTTAACGCGGTCGCGCCATGTCTCCCCTGGTCCTTGGACGCGTCAGGTCGCGACTGCACTTTGTCAAAGGTGACAGCCCCACATTCAGCCCCCATCGTTTCTGGGGATGCATCTCTCCAACAGGTACTTGTACCATGTAACAATTGAACTTGATGAAAAGATCATACATTCCACTGCGGGTTTCCACATTGTTGGAAATTAATTGCATCTGGTCTAGAGTCTCCATTCATCAATACAAAACCTGGACAAGGCCGGCTTGGAGGGTCTAGTCAGTGTTTTCCCAGCGATGGCTATGTATGTATCTATGTACCTTGTACTTGACAGTTGCCTTTGAAATAGCCCCACCCAGTTGTCGCCGACGCTCTTTCACTTTCAGACCGCCAGTATGGGCATCTTGGAATCCGGTATAAACCATTCATGAGTAAAGCTTGCTTCCACTTTCTTCCTATATTTTATTGCCGCATCTCAAGTTACACGCCAGCACAAATTCTCGTCAGCCAGGCCATCTTTTAAAGTGGGGTACCCAGCTTTTGGAGTGGTTCTTTATTGTTGCAACAACCCATCCTAGAATCAAATCTCCAACTTTATCACAGTCGCTATGGCACAATCTGCTTCTTTCGGAAGACTTACAGGGCCTGGTAAGGGAAACTCTGGGCTGCTACTTGATGAACGCCAGTGCTAAGATTCCGGTAGCTAAACTAGATGCTGTGAAGCAGCTTTTGGGGTCGTTGACAGAGGATCTTGAGACCAGCTCTCTAGCACCTCAACGTGGGTTTATCTTCCCAGCGGCTCTTGAGATTGCCTCTAACAAGTTTGAAATAGGACGAGAGTCGATCCTTGAGGAGCTGAAGATATATGGCCGGGACCCCAACTGTGCAGATCCTATCTTTACCAAGGAAGGCATCAAGACGCTAGTCAGACATGCTTTTGACAGTACGTCAGTCAACACCTCGCG is a window of Podospora pseudopauciseta strain CBS 411.78 chromosome 1, whole genome shotgun sequence DNA encoding:
- a CDS encoding hypothetical protein (COG:S; EggNog:ENOG503NZKZ), producing the protein MSSPAILSTALSILPPRPPTPPRETHHEPSVPFNHTLGSLQSVHTPPGHQSPSSSTTTNSTSRRRKKVGFSAQTEYKEAPVYGEGGAVKQHPTPVSLPRSASKPIKSILKITNHAPNLLDPSSSNPCDPSNPKVNLAAMLESTIQQLAGGDRESKVDSYEMLTRALKTSNNLPDRVALQEKMGLFMQFIQRDIVSRTSESALDSILVNHALNMLITFLHFPAIASSISNDFGIFIVDHCIRSFEDPDTPKDIARRLMQVLSVQNFPAKVITAERVGRIVASLRRIEEYLTGKSIVLSRIFIYRKLVKQSRQYMVVHSDWLMDLFTDMLSNLKEIRSSAISFGLELAFTIGHDKALSRKVVEIFNTSSGDQKYIQYYYERLQAMFKEKQDSVVVPDIWSAVLLLLRIPLEKWEHSRSWLLLIQGCFNSTDFATKIAANRGWNRLVYFVQTDDRSFNKNISTLVTPLTGQLGRKGPGKMTEELRQAVFGSICNLLYYTFKPNTNTTLLDRYWDCSVKPIVEKLLDPASEAAADNLQQATAILAGLFDSTTPRRWKEDRIQDNTHLKPSELPPLDSKWVRHSVGRVFPLIGNILERNFIALAQTNTTTYKLWETLVVTVASAAAKEIKVSKDTTSFVTESFNILQTVWKQGVPEGKGPEFLLAAQSYLKLMFNSLGSLPFTEKPSKAQGALKAPLYTLFSNLSTLPPGVLDDQDYADFLGQIFAPFFASKADKAKMDLAQDLLATIPQETPRPWGTWLLVAEQITPWLDPQHHSHHSTGSGTDTPVGNEYRDIVKVLERGIRSTPSLPWKPWESLFYALFERVREETGDAGAAIVIIEPLSKALMDQITLGGTGGALLPNTMRCVAELISVATQPRDRQAVDAARRRLWGTALAGSRSSSFDTFDNLYKAASEALVNRYTTFDTTDTDPTIHLLKEVGGFFDRCNRQLFLRTLATLQDGIIPWLQDSNRQLSSQTASVSAATKTLWDKLASLITEIEQPAQQLDFLERFFCASFASSHRSIVNSAVSLWNRLFEKVGHLEYPEDLKASLIQMQLHTDIVLPGLETVSSQFAGQQQMLFTESSEDFSLPRMSTRSSSRRGTPRATSSPARSPASTRLTPSTKRRVDTSPVRKLAAANRRKAAPKLRHDDSQIQFAAIGPAATEMNALESQALTERQKEVRERQKENAALFPEIRSSPGRSRRHAKTTEEGTSRAPEKITTPQAATPQPDARFDEYVSSTPTPRRGQPLMIPGHDMTDPPSSPPEPRRNPLAAEIRSRSASHSLLEEWQFSSSPISGSPLPSRHAVPDPSGQSGFVTVVSLPTLSPQKSVAGEEKEARLPGEDGDHMDVDSTNGSQLPGPTEQERHSTPPQAVQGPARQNSEPKSDEVFVDASSGLLPTSLSRARRSAGPAQLTAPATSQRSNADNTSFEISELDERSLLRLVVELDNAQVDRQEYHQSSASPDYTGPKAAPRECIVVGDSPKKLGKSIPIIPPVTRRLTRSSSAASPELETIPSSQPTGPQRGRPRKRKRGSTRAQDPSKRTRLEFTETPPPVEEHEVPDSQPRRTQAPQQVAAPAEVKAEENPHEQSMSEIPSSSLELSSPPVSPLVENTTALGSPELDSGAAMDMEHQHLHHDPPTSDDDEVQSQIALESFSASQRLDDDDEEEEEEEEPTNSVTHPPAAEEMQLDEQQREKETSPASTVEASAEERERHLEYNKEEEDRAKAIMRMFRGGLDTLRSAKLSMEEVYEIEDMFRDMRRELIEAEKRARSN